One Spinacia oleracea cultivar Varoflay chromosome 4, BTI_SOV_V1, whole genome shotgun sequence DNA segment encodes these proteins:
- the LOC130459773 gene encoding uncharacterized protein, with amino-acid sequence MEFCKSWKTRTAEELKAQVAESTHHGDYAFKSIEEVRLQMQTTIDLQAKEVAALRSDKAELLKKILAQDKDMVAMVEEAKTEAAEIRALQDQLREYPQVKEAAEEAEHLRGELETARSQVRTLRERLLESYDQGEQATKDAVKHAWESHMSEYDLGWFQRRMEHSAAVLAAERLGQPPPEFVSSDDEDDAAAP; translated from the coding sequence atggaattctgcaagagttggaagacccgcactgctgaggagctcaaagctcaggtggctgagtccacccaccatggcgactatgcgttcaagtccattgaagaggtccgcctgcagatgcagacgaccatagaccttcaagcgaaggaggtggctgcgttgagatctgacaaggccgagctgcttaagaagatcttggcgcaggacaaggacatggtggcaatggtcgaggaggccaagacagaggcggcggaaatacgggcgcttcaggaccagttgcgggagtaccctcaggtcaaagaggcggctgaggaagccgagcatcttcgtggggagctggagacggccagatcgcaagttcgcaccttgcgtgagcgtcttctggaatcctatgatcagggggaacaagcgaccaaggacgctgttaagcacgcctgggagagccacatgtcagagtatgatcttgggtggttccagcggcgaatggagcacagtgccgctgtgttggctgctgaacgccttggtcagccgccccctgagtttgtatcatctgatgacgaggacgatgcggccgctccctga